AAAGAAAAGAAAATCGACGATAATGCAGTCACAAAAGTTGGCGAGAAAATCAAAAGTACGATTGTCGTAAGTGGTATTCGTATTATTGCTTCTGCAGAAACCAAAGAAAGGGCAAATAATATTTTATCTGAGCTTGAATCAGCATTCAACCAATTTGCAGAACCAAACAGTAACAAATTTATATTTAATAAAATAAATGATAGAAAGTTGGCGGAACTTTTTCATGCATATTCGTATCGATTGTATGAAGAGAGTATTATGATGCCATTAAATTTTACTGAGTTATCGACTGTTTTCCACTTTCCGATGGGTGTTGGTAATCCGCAGTTAAAAGAAGCCAAGGCTGGTATTGCGCCTGCACCTGTGGATATGAGTACGGACGGCATCTTGCTTGGCTACAACGAATATCGAGGCATGAAGACTCCCGTACATATGAAGCGAGAAGACCGTATGCGACATTTCTATGTTATCGGTCAGACAGGTACTGGTAAGACCGGTATTTTAAAGTCAATGATTGCGCAGGATATCAAAAATGGCGAAGGTTGTTGCTTTATTGATCCGCACGGCAACGATGTACAAGATATTCTTTCGTATGTACCAAAAGAGCGTATCGATGATGTCATCTACTTTGACCCAGCATACATTCCGCGACCAATGGCGCTTAATATGCTTGAGTATGATCCCCGTTTCCCAGAACAAAAGACAATGGTGATCGACACTCTCATGCTCATATTCAATCAGCTTTTCGATATGAAGACAGGTGGTGGGCCGATGTTCGAACAATATTTCAAAAATAGCGCGTATCTCGTTATGGATCACTTGGAAAGTGGTAGCACACTTCTTGAAATTACGCGTGTCTTGGCAGATAAATCGTTCCGCGATATGAAGCTCTCGCATTGCAAAAATCCAATCGTCAAACAATTCTGGGCTGGCGCTGAAGCAACCACGGGGGATCAGGGTCTTGCGAACTTTGTGCCATACGTGACGTCAAAGTTTGATGTCTTTATATCGAACGAATTCATGCGGCCTGTTGTGCTCCAAGAGAAGTCTGTGCTTAATTTCCGAGACATCATGGACAACAAGAAAATTCTTCTCGTTAATCTTTCCAAAGGCCGTCTCGGTGAACTCAATGCAAATCTTATCGGTATGCTTATTGTTATGAAGCTCCAAATGGCAGCACTATCTCGTGTTGATTCATATGGTAAAACGTTAGCTGATTTCTATCTCTACATCGATGAGTTCCAAAACGTGACGACGCCTGCGATCGCTTCTATTCTCTCTGAGGCGCGTAAATATCGTCTGTCGCTCAACATGGCACATCAATATATCGCTCAGCTTCCGGAAGACATCAAAGGTGCAGTTTTCGGTAACGTTGGCTCGATGGCAGTGTTTCGAGTCTCTCCTGAAGATGCAGGATTCCTGGAATCGAAATTCGCGCCAACATTTACTGCTCAGGACATTACCAAGCTTGATAACCGTAATGCGTACATGAGCATGATCATCAATGGTGCACCATCACTGAAGCCATTCAACATTGTTACGGCTGATTTTCCTAAAGCAGATTTCTCTATGGTTGATAAACTCAAAGAACTTTCATACTTGAAATATGGTAGCGATAGGGAAGAAGTCGAAGCGGCAGTATTTGCGAAATTTGATCAGTCCAGGTAAGTATAAAGAAATCAGAAAGATTTTTCTTGTTGCGGGACTCGCTTCGCTCAAACAAGTCCTCACTACAAAAAATCTTTCTGATTTCTTTATTTGTTCTGGTATACTTTCTTCATGTCAAACTATACAGCATTTGAAGTTGTAATTACCGCCATCGTTGTGAAGGACGGCAAGTATTTGATCACTCAGCGGTCAAAAGATAAGAAACGTTTTCCAGAAATGTGGACGGTGCCAGGTGGACATTTGGAGCCAGCGGATTTTCTCGAATTTCCGAAAGACACAGAACACTATTGGTACAATGTCCTTGAGCAAACCCTTCGTCGTGAA
The Candidatus Nomurabacteria bacterium genome window above contains:
- a CDS encoding type IV secretion system DNA-binding domain-containing protein — protein: MQPTFNELPKFQTPEEELTYLREHVARREQELKEQGTPASTESVAKEAIASYKEIPQEQVLTTNIQVTKKEIEGFALPLTPEPHDTKMEELLGVLLSRGVKVALEMANGFHNPHIDDDFHRFLAQYLIATHAVPGLKDGTPIFKGLNMSLFEITLPPVAAGKERGFKELLGAMEQFYAGMQSVASDTSNKTKEYYTIEIALSSASDEVIIYAAIPAGKGPLFEKQVFAFYTDAKIREITDDYNIFNANGSAAGAFATLAESDALPIKMHDTLDHDPMNSILNVFTKMKRVGEGAAIQFVIAPAGDKFIKRFTSMLADLKDGMTIKESADKNNIGAAFLSASKDLIFGGTKKEKEKKIDDNAVTKVGEKIKSTIVVSGIRIIASAETKERANNILSELESAFNQFAEPNSNKFIFNKINDRKLAELFHAYSYRLYEESIMMPLNFTELSTVFHFPMGVGNPQLKEAKAGIAPAPVDMSTDGILLGYNEYRGMKTPVHMKREDRMRHFYVIGQTGTGKTGILKSMIAQDIKNGEGCCFIDPHGNDVQDILSYVPKERIDDVIYFDPAYIPRPMALNMLEYDPRFPEQKTMVIDTLMLIFNQLFDMKTGGGPMFEQYFKNSAYLVMDHLESGSTLLEITRVLADKSFRDMKLSHCKNPIVKQFWAGAEATTGDQGLANFVPYVTSKFDVFISNEFMRPVVLQEKSVLNFRDIMDNKKILLVNLSKGRLGELNANLIGMLIVMKLQMAALSRVDSYGKTLADFYLYIDEFQNVTTPAIASILSEARKYRLSLNMAHQYIAQLPEDIKGAVFGNVGSMAVFRVSPEDAGFLESKFAPTFTAQDITKLDNRNAYMSMIINGAPSLKPFNIVTADFPKADFSMVDKLKELSYLKYGSDREEVEAAVFAKFDQSR